Sequence from the Parus major isolate Abel chromosome 1, Parus_major1.1, whole genome shotgun sequence genome:
gagcagctgatttTGGAGATAATGCCTAACTTTGAACTACTTCTTCTGCCTCTAGTTGAAGAGCAGCTGTCCCCACAGAAGGAGAAACGTGCTGTAAAGGCAGCAGGACAAACTGCCCGTGGCCGCTCTGGCTTCACTGATGGCAATTCCAAGTGGCTGACTCCAGCCAAAGCCAAGAAAACCCAACCTAAAGGAAATCATGTGGAATTATCCAGTGATGGTGAGGTGgaagagagcagctgggagatggaggaggaggaagatgggAGCAGTGAGGAGATGGTGGATGATTATGGTGCCTCCTCatcagaggaagaagaggtaGGGAACTTCTTCCTCTTAATTACACATGGAAGACTTGGTGTTGCTGGCTGAAAGGACCCCTCAGGCCTGGGGGGAAGGGATGGCTTTAGGGCAGGGGGGCTGGTGAGGTGGTGGAGaactttccccttctttccttcACAAGAATGATTTCAAGTTTAGCAGCTGATTCCAGCCTAACATTCAGTGCTTTTGGTTTTTGTCCCTTTTCGACAGAGCAAGTAAATTTCACAGATGGTGGGAAATAAGGGGATGACTGTGGATGCTTTTTGATTAACCTTTTGTCTCTATTTAGCTGCTGCCTATTGAAAAAGCTGCCCTGAAGCAGAAGCCTGACAGGTGAGTGTGTAGAGACTTTCCTGGATAGATGAGGAGCCTGTGGTGTTATTGTTCTTTCTGCCATCTTAGAAATGGTAGTTGAGAAGTGTCTGTGTGATCCTGTTCTTTGTCTGTAGGGAAGGCTTCAGTGAAGATGAcagtgaggaggaagaagaggaggaagaggaagcagaggaggcaagcaagcagaaaatgggacagaaggaagaagagggcCCAGATCTGCAGCTCAACCTGGATATAGATGAACAGTTTAAACTGCCAACTAGTGAAGAGATTGAGAAGGAGAATATCCTTTTTATCTGTGACATCCACAAGCCTTGTGCGTGATGCAGCACGGGGCCAGGACACAACCAAAGAGCTTCACTTGGACTTTATCATGCATATTGCTTAGCAAAAGTGTCTGCATGACAAAGTATTTTTAGCTGAGCTGTCCTAATAGATAGTGTATTATGCTGTGCTTCTGTATAGCACAGCTAGGAAATCTGTGGCGCCCTGCATGGGGCTTGGAACCTGCCCTAATTTCCTTTTTAGTCCTAAATACATATGGATGTCTTATGTGGTTTGATCCTCTCTACCCTGATTTTCCTGGTGGGTGTTTGTGTAACCCATTCCCAGAGTTTCTGATGACAGCAATTCTAGCATCCAAAGTGCTTGCTGCTGGACTTTGGTGATTTTAATTTCCTGCCTCCCTTCTTGCTCTCCTCTGTCCCCCTTGGTTGCCCTTGGGGAACTTCTTGTCTCTTTTCTGCTGCAGGTAATGCTTTCAGTATTAAAGCACTTCTTTtgtttggcttcttttttttttttttttttctgtttatataatGTAATTCTTTGAAACACCCTCTAGTTCTGCCTTGTGAACTTTTTTGTCCAGTTTCATTCTTTGAATCCTGCATCTGCTGAGCTCTGATGGAAGCAGTATTCCAGCAGGGCCATTCTGGTGCAGGCACTGTTGTCCAGCAGGGCTGAGTGTACTTGTAAAGAGCCCCTGTGCGAGTTCCTTGGCTGTTGGCGATTCCTTGACAGTGTTCCCACCTGCTGAGCCACCTGACCTGCACATCATTCACCAGCGCATCCAGGGCAATGTGGAGGTGCTGCAGGACTTTGGGGTGAAGCGGGAGGAGGGGCGCTCCCGGCAGGAATACCTCGCCCTGCTGCGCCGGGACATGGCCGCCTACTACTCCTACAGCGACTTCCTGCTCTCCAAGCTCATGGACATCTTCCCGCTCCCTGAGGTGGgagcctgccctgcctggagctctgctgacCCACGGGGGTTTGGCTGCCTCCCTGAGAattcatttttatctctgttctCTGTCCCTTCCTCCATCCAGCTGATAAACTTCCTGGAGGCTAACGAGGTTCCCCGGCCTGTCACCATTCGCACCAACACACTGAAGACGCGGCGGCGGGACCTGGCACAGGTGAGCAGGAACCAGGGGCTGTGTCCTGAACCGCCTGTCCCATGGAGCAGCATCTCAGTCCCTTCTCCTTGCCTTGCAGGCTCTAATCAACCGTGGCGTGAATCTTGACCCCCTGGGGAAGTGGTCGAAAACGGGACTTGTTATTTACGACTCCACTGTGCCCATTGGTGAGATCACCTTTACCAGACAGGGCTGAGCtcacctgctcctgcttccctttctttaacatttcattttcttctgttctgccttccctgcccagGTGCCACCCCAGAGTATCTGGCTGGACACTACATGCTGCAAGGAGCCTCCAGTCTTCTCCCTGTGATGGCGCTGGCTCCGCAGGAGAATGAGCGCATCCTGGATATGTGCTGTGCCCCAGGAGGCAAGACCAGCTACATAGGTACTGCCCTGGAGCCTTGGGAGGGATGCTCTGGCAAGGGAGGAGTTTACACTGGTCTACACAGAAAGGGGGAATAGAGGGGGACTGAACTCGAGGAAAGGAGCAGGTGGCTGTAACTGGAGACAAAGGTACAAGAGGTTTTCAGCCCCTTGCTGGTGTGTTTTGCCCTCTGGCAGCTCAGCTTATGAAGAACACAGGGATGATCCTGGCTAATGACAGCAGTGCCGAGCGGCTGCGCAGCGTGGTCGGGAATTTGCACCGCCTGGGAGTCACCAATGCTGTCGTGAGTAACTGCGATGGACGGCAGTTCCCCAAGGTATGTTCCTGGTCACAGTGCttacccagagctgctgtgctgtccctgtaGTGAAGCTGTGTTCTCCAAAGTCACCTGTCACAGGAggatgagcagagctgctggggagtgTTTGTTATTTGATAGAGAGGCGGGAAGTggacagggaggaaggagaaggagtgTTTCCTGTCTTCCTGGTCTTCTGGTTCCCCTTTTAGTCTTGGCCTTGTTTTGAGTCCCCACCCATGAGTGTAATTCCAAATCTATACGTCCGCCTGTAGGTTCTCGGAGGGTTTGACCGTGTCTTGCTCGATGCTCCTTGTAGCGGAACAGGTGTCATTTCCAAGGATCCTGCTGTCAAAACCAACAAGGTGGGTGACCAGGGCAGACTCAAGCATGAGTCATGAGAGGAAGGCCTTTGGGGCAGCTGTGTTCGTGAGAGATACCTATAATAcgtttttccttttctctcttattCTGTGTGTTGTACCAGGGCTAGTTTTTGAGATTCCTTCTGCAGAAGAGTCCAGACTCTTGTATATTATaaatgcttttctctcctgtcaTTCCTTCATCCACAGCAGAGGCCTGGGGTGCTTCCCTGGGATGCCTGTGGCATCCCaacctttctctctctctcaggaTGAGACAGATATCCTGCGTTGTGCCCACCTGCAGAAGGAGCTGATTCTTAGCGCCATAGATTCAGTCAATGCTGCCTCTGAGACAGGGGGCTACATTGTCTACTGCACTTGCTCCATCATGGTAAGTGCCTTTTACCACGAGCTGCTGTGGTAGCTCATCATCCTCAGGAGATGGTGAGTTTTGGATCCTAATGCTTAGCCTCTGGCAGGTGGAGGAGAACGAGTGGGTTGTGGATTATGCCCTGAAGAAACGCAACGTCCGTTTGGTGCCCACAGGCCTGGACTTTGGCAAGGAAGGCTTCACCAGGTGTGTGCCAGGTCACAAGCTGCACATGTGACTGCTGCTTGGTGGCCAGGTTTGAGCAGAGGTGTTCTATCGCTGCTCACCCCACTTCCTCCTCCAGGTTCAAGGAACGCCGCTTCCACCCGTCCCTCAAGTCTACGCGGCGTTTCTACCCCCACACGCACAATATGGACGGGTTCTTCATCGCCAAGTTCAAGAAGTTCTCCAATGCCATCCCGCAGGCACAGAAAGGTAACGTggtgctggagctcagctcagctgcctgggcCTGCCCTCACAGGCTGCTCCCCCTCTAGAAGCCACCTGGCTTCTCACAGCGCCTTTCTCTCGGTTCAGATCCAGAGCCCGCTGTGGAAGCTCCATCCGCTGTCCCCGATACCATCATCACGGAGCCTCCaccaaaaaagaagaaacttgaAGGATCAAAAGCTGACAAAGAGCAGAAGCTGCCCCAACCTGCTTTGAAGAAGAAACGTTCATTGCAAGCACAGAGGAGACCCTTGAAGGCTGTCCGGCCTTCTCCCAAAATGATGCGGCCTAAAGTCCCTACCAGGAAGAAGAAGCATAGAGTGAAAGCGAATGGACAGTGAGTGAAAGTGCTTTTCCACATGTTGATCCCTTCCTTGGAGAGCAAAGGCTGCTGTAGCTCTGTGTGTACCCCCactttgctgctctgtgccgatcatctctgcagctctgagacCTGGGACAATGGCAGCCCCCTTTGCTCCTTTCCCTTTGCATCAAGGACTGATGCACTGACCCATTAAAAGTTTTATACTCTTCCTCAAgtcttgttctttttccttggaaCACAAAATGCAGGATTCTGCTGTGTCCCCTTATTCCTTTGCATTAGACACCCCTCTTAATCCCAGCTGATGCTCTGGCATTTCTGGTGTCTGTCCATATTCCTTACAACGGGGATGTTTGTGAGGAAGCAGTGGGAGCTGAAATCCTTGCTGCCTGCATGAAGGCTGTATTGTGTGGAGCTGTCAGCTGAGTGCTTTGTCTGGGCAAGGCTCTAGCCCAGTGGTTCCCTAGTTCCCTGTTGTCACTTAGTTCACTCTTGTGACTGTCCCCATTTCACCATTTTTCTGGTCCCCAGCAGTGTCTCAGTTCTTGGCCTCCCAGACTTGAGCGGggattgtttttggtttgtgggGCTGTATACAGTGAAGTTCTTTTTGCCTTTATGTTCACCCAGATGCAGCTGTTTCTCCTCAAGACATAGCAAGCAGTGGTCTGGGCTGTTCCTATTTAAATGTCCTGGTGTGTTCCATGTGAGGCTCCAGCTTTCCCACTCATCAGTGCCACCAGGCACAAGAGTGATCAGCAGAAACTGAGGGAACCTGCTGTGATGGGTGCCCAGGGAAACACAAAACAGCACttagaaaacatgaaaaaaataaaatccaaatccTGTTCTTGCTCCCTAGCCTATCAAACCTGGACTATGCTGGTGGATTGCCTTCCCACACTTTGGTGGGTCACTGGCAGCTGGTCCTCAGGCTTGTGGTCTGTCGGCTGCCTGGCTCTCAGACCTTTCCTGCATGCAGGCTAGCCCAGCTTGCTAAGGGCCAGCAGCGTGCATGCGTGCAGGGAGAACGGCTGGGATTAGCTTAATGCAAGGCCAGGACAGATGGTGGTAACTGGGAGCAGGGCCCAGCCACACTGACCAGCAGCCTGTCTGTGTGTGACTGGCTCCTGTTTATCCCTCTCTCCATTTCCCATGCCCAGTTCTCCCTGATTTAAGCCTGATGCCTCCCTTTCGCCTCCTTTGATCCTGCTCCTCAACATCCCATAGTAAGTTTTGCTCCCATAATCTTCCTTAAAACATTGCGTGATAAACTTGACACGGTCCTGCAGTTACCCTCAAACGTCCCATCACAGATCTGCTCTTTCCCACCAAGTCCATGataatgctgcttttttatcAGCTGTGAAGTTTCTGGCTGAAGCTCTCCAACGTTGCACTTGAGTGGTTCCTGTAATGATTCAGTCTCAGTGCCTCAGGAGCCCTGGTCTTTGTTACAGACCTTGttatcttctgctttttagGGCTTATCtatctgtgtgttttatttactgtaaCCCTGTTTGGAATGGGGAAGGTGCAGGAGGGCTGACTTTATAATTTTGTGTTGAATAGACATTAAACAACTATCTTCATAGTTTAAAATTAACCTTTTTCCCACGCTTCCCCAGTGAATTAGGTCAGGGAGCAGCCTCAGAATTCAACTGTCTCACTTTGGGCTTGTGTGGTGAGGTCTGGATTGTTGGATACAGAGGACCCAAGGGAAGATTTTCAGCGTCTttcagaataattaaataaatgctaGGTGCAATAGCACCCAAGTGGGAGGAATTACTGCTTCAATACTGCATTTCTAGTACCCCCCATCTGCACAAAGACTAAAACTGGGAAATGTTCAGAGAGGACAAATACATCCTAAATTTTGgtgaaagaagcagcaagagcCTCTTTGAGCCCTGGGCCTGTCCTTTTGGGAGCAATGCTGATCTGTCCCATGTtgttgctgctgcctgctgaggtAACCATGTAAGTGTGCAGCCTCAGCTTGAGAAGCAGTTTATCCTGATAACCCCAACAGCAGGGACAGAGTTTTCCTGGTTGGGATTCTGGTTTGGTAACTGTCTGGTTTCCAGCAATGTCCAAATTATAATGGAATTTCAGCCCTGAAATGCAGGAATAGCTGCTGCTTTATCTGTGTCAATAAAACTTCTCTCTTGCTGAGCATTGTTCCAATCACTTGGCATGCCTGCAAACCTTTTGTTATAGCTGGGAAGAGATGGgagaaattttcttctctttttggtGGTTTGATCTCGCACTCTTGATTTCAGCCATTGCAGTTATCGCTGCTCAGAGAGATAATGTTGAGTGTGACATTGAAATGCAGCCATCAAGCTTCAGAGGCAGTACTGGAgatgcagcagctggggacGAAGCTTGGTGATTTCCTCTGCATGCTGGTATGAGGCCGTGGTCACATTGGGCTTGTGCTTGCAGCTGCCTTCTTACCCTGGGAATCTTTTGTTACCTGAAAGCTGagatttctggaaaatgtgaCTGCTGGATCATCTTTCAGTACCTtcctttaatgtgttttaatatCTGAGAGCTGCTGATAACGTGGCTTGTGAGAGCTGAGACACAGCAAAGCAAGAACTGAGGCAGAGCAAGGACTGAAAGCAGATCTGAGGGGTAAAAATGCTGTCACAGATTAAAAGCTTGTTGAGAGAAGTCGTGATGATATCTGTTCCACTGTGCCGTGTGCAGTCCTTCTCCCCAAACTGGGAGTCTCTTGGAGAAGCCTTATCAAGGCACAATGAAGacatccagctggcagctcctgccctgcaggcttcggagcactgccagctcccctctgcactgctgcaccCTTGGGGTGGTGCAGGAAGGAAAACGAAGACTGCTGGGGATAAGAGTGCGtaatggaaagagaagagaCTCCAGCAGCAACGGGGGTCAGTCACTGACTCCAATGATGTCATGTGCTGTAATGTCTGTTCTGGGCCAGGCATGCTGCCTCTGGGTGCATTTCCTCATGTCTGGCTGTATCCTGGAGAAGGGGCTGAAATCCTGCCCTGCACATTTCAGGGACTTGGGTATGAAATTTGGATCTTCGTGCACTCACTACATTGCACTTAACACCCAGAGATACGGACACTTCTGTGGGGGCTGAATCCACAAATGGCCAAAGTCCTGTCAGTGGGTCTTGCTCCCCCAGGCTGTCCATCCCTGAGGAGGATATCTGCAAGTCCCACCTGCCTGATGGAGCCAGTCAGGAACTGCTGAGAAGGTCAGTTAGGTCTAGCATTTCCTAGAACTGCCTTCTCATGAAGACCTGGCTCCAAAACTCCCTCCTGGACTggtgtttgtgtatttttagaagaaaatccATTCCCTCCTTTGCTGTTAGACAGGagcatttttgtgtgttgttAAGTGTGGCCATCAcccagctgctggtggtgcagctgctcctctgcaccGACTTCCCCACTTTTGCACCCAAATCCAGGCAGCTGACTGGGCTGGTGACTTTGCTGGGTCCGAAAGTTGTGTGTTCACTGCAACACCTCCCCCTTGTTGTGGATAGAAGCAATTTTATGGGTCAGTTTAAGTGAAGAATCTTGGAAGTTTGAAGACTTGGAGAgtttacacagaaatatttcagcagtgTTGTGCAAGGGAGAAGGTACCACTGAGGCACttggagggaaaagggagcagggagatggggTACAGACACACCAAGGTGGATGTGTTAGCTACCAAGAGCTTCTGAGatctgggagaggaggagcatCTCAGCCTGGTAATGGATGTTAAGCTGGGCAAATGCAAAGGAGACAGGTGATTTTAAAAGGGGGTTGCCACCTGGGGAATCTACCTTGATTTGCCCATGGAGGATAGTGG
This genomic interval carries:
- the NOP2 gene encoding probable 28S rRNA (cytosine(4447)-C(5))-methyltransferase, whose amino-acid sequence is MGRKLDPTRKEKRGPGRKARKQRGAEVELARFLPPEPETGRKKLSSHGRKRAAKRRLGAGGGPAGRRPRGGGGGEREPTVEEQLSPQKEKRAVKAAGQTARGRSGFTDGNSKWLTPAKAKKTQPKGNHVELSSDGEVEESSWEMEEEEDGSSEEMVDDYGASSSEEEELLPIEKAALKQKPDREGFSEDDSEEEEEEEEEAEEASKQKMGQKEEEGPDLQLNLDIDEQFKLPTSEEIEKETAEPPDLHIIHQRIQGNVEVLQDFGVKREEGRSRQEYLALLRRDMAAYYSYSDFLLSKLMDIFPLPELINFLEANEVPRPVTIRTNTLKTRRRDLAQALINRGVNLDPLGKWSKTGLVIYDSTVPIGATPEYLAGHYMLQGASSLLPVMALAPQENERILDMCCAPGGKTSYIAQLMKNTGMILANDSSAERLRSVVGNLHRLGVTNAVVSNCDGRQFPKVLGGFDRVLLDAPCSGTGVISKDPAVKTNKDETDILRCAHLQKELILSAIDSVNAASETGGYIVYCTCSIMVEENEWVVDYALKKRNVRLVPTGLDFGKEGFTRFKERRFHPSLKSTRRFYPHTHNMDGFFIAKFKKFSNAIPQAQKDPEPAVEAPSAVPDTIITEPPPKKKKLEGSKADKEQKLPQPALKKKRSLQAQRRPLKAVRPSPKMMRPKVPTRKKKHRVKANGQ